The proteins below are encoded in one region of Sideroxydans lithotrophicus ES-1:
- the lepB gene encoding signal peptidase I produces the protein MSGNRGFIVFLMLFGVFRTAIADWNPVPTGSMRPSILEGDVVFVNRLAYDLKLPLTNVVLAHLGDPQRGDIVTFTSPADGKRLIKRLVALPGDVVEMRNKQLLINGEHADYKLLDEASEPMGNGTVLPVLHLTEKLDGDQRSIQWLPDLTEAADFGPEKVPAGQYLMLGDNRDNSADSRYIGFIPRKELIGRAERILVSANILDNWMPRLARFGKSLY, from the coding sequence ATGAGCGGAAACCGTGGCTTCATCGTTTTCCTCATGCTGTTCGGCGTGTTCCGTACGGCGATCGCAGACTGGAACCCGGTTCCGACCGGTTCCATGCGTCCCAGCATACTCGAAGGCGATGTGGTGTTCGTCAACCGGCTGGCCTACGATCTCAAGTTGCCGCTGACCAATGTCGTGCTGGCCCATCTGGGTGATCCGCAACGGGGGGATATCGTCACATTCACATCGCCGGCGGATGGAAAGCGCTTGATCAAACGGTTGGTGGCACTGCCGGGCGATGTCGTCGAGATGCGCAACAAGCAATTGCTCATCAATGGCGAGCATGCGGATTACAAGCTGCTGGATGAAGCGAGCGAACCGATGGGCAACGGCACTGTGCTCCCGGTCCTGCACCTGACCGAAAAACTGGATGGGGACCAACGCTCCATCCAATGGCTGCCCGATCTGACCGAGGCGGCCGACTTCGGACCGGAGAAAGTTCCTGCTGGCCAGTACCTGATGCTGGGGGACAACCGCGACAACAGTGCCGATTCGCGCTACATCGGCTTCATTCCGCGCAAGGAACTGATCGGGCGCGCCGAGCGCATCCTGGTCTCTGCCAACATCCTGGATAACTGGATGCCGCGCCTTGCACGCTTCGGAAAATCGCTCTACTGA
- a CDS encoding cupin domain-containing protein — translation MDTKLALLGGLTVNEFLRDYWQKKPLLIRQAVPGFKGLLGPQQLIDLACRDDVQARLVTYQRKQWKLRQEPFEPLDFEGLSRKGKWSVLVQGVNHFLPQAADLIKRFSFIPHARLDDLMVSYAPKGGGVGPHFDAYDVFLLQGLGHRRWQISTQKDRTLVEGAPLRLLKSFKVEQEWVLEAGDMLYLPPHCGHNGIAEDDCMTYSIGFRTPWYQELAEQFLVYLQDRIEIGGTYADPELKAQRHPSEISADMLQQVGKAIRKVKWDEEDVANFLGSYLSEPKPHIFFDAPAKSMTEGRFAQALEKNGAVLDLKTQMLCHGNTVFINGDAHPVGQGCYRILRELADARMLPPSRKLTRQAADLLYQWYLDGYLFPNSKQGSNRHE, via the coding sequence ATGGATACCAAACTTGCTCTGCTCGGCGGACTGACCGTCAATGAGTTCTTGCGCGATTACTGGCAGAAAAAGCCATTACTGATTCGGCAGGCCGTCCCCGGTTTCAAGGGCCTGCTCGGTCCGCAACAATTGATCGACCTTGCCTGCCGCGACGATGTGCAGGCACGCCTGGTCACTTACCAGCGCAAGCAATGGAAATTGCGCCAGGAACCGTTCGAACCCCTCGATTTCGAAGGTCTTTCGCGCAAGGGGAAATGGTCGGTGCTGGTGCAGGGGGTCAACCATTTTCTGCCGCAAGCCGCCGATCTGATCAAACGTTTCAGCTTCATCCCGCATGCCCGGCTCGACGACCTGATGGTCAGTTATGCACCCAAAGGTGGCGGGGTCGGCCCTCACTTTGACGCTTATGATGTGTTCCTGCTGCAGGGACTTGGTCATCGTCGCTGGCAGATATCGACGCAAAAAGACCGCACGCTGGTCGAGGGTGCGCCGTTGCGTCTGCTGAAGAGTTTCAAAGTGGAACAGGAGTGGGTGCTGGAGGCCGGCGACATGCTCTACCTGCCCCCGCATTGCGGCCACAACGGCATCGCCGAAGACGATTGCATGACCTATTCCATCGGCTTCCGCACACCGTGGTATCAGGAACTGGCGGAACAGTTCCTGGTGTATCTGCAGGACCGCATCGAGATCGGCGGCACCTATGCCGACCCCGAGCTGAAAGCGCAAAGACACCCATCCGAGATCAGCGCCGACATGTTGCAACAAGTCGGAAAAGCCATCCGCAAAGTGAAGTGGGACGAAGAAGACGTGGCCAATTTTCTGGGCAGTTATCTTTCCGAACCCAAACCCCACATCTTCTTCGACGCACCCGCCAAATCCATGACCGAAGGGCGTTTCGCGCAGGCACTGGAAAAGAACGGCGCGGTGCTCGACCTGAAGACGCAGATGCTGTGCCATGGCAACACGGTGTTCATCAACGGCGATGCACATCCTGTCGGTCAAGGCTGCTACCGCATCCTGCGCGAACTGGCGGATGCAAGAATGCTGCCCCCGTCGCGCAAGCTTACACGCCAGGCAGCCGACCTGCTTTATCAATGGTATCTTGATGGATATCTGTTTCCGAATTCAAAACAGGGATCGAACCGACATGAGTGA
- a CDS encoding FeoA family protein — MSSFTLASLQPGDTADIVSIRAEEALHQRLQALGFRSGKQILLIRKASFSGPLQVRIGTTDILLRRNEAEKIMVCKA, encoded by the coding sequence ATGTCATCTTTCACCTTAGCCAGTCTGCAACCCGGCGACACCGCCGACATCGTCTCCATCCGTGCCGAAGAAGCCTTGCATCAGCGCCTGCAGGCACTGGGCTTCCGTAGCGGGAAACAGATATTGCTTATCCGCAAGGCCAGCTTCTCCGGGCCATTGCAAGTCCGCATCGGCACCACCGACATCCTGCTTCGCCGCAACGAGGCAGAGAAGATCATGGTGTGCAAAGCGTGA
- a CDS encoding peroxiredoxin gives MPIQVVQLQAGTDAPQFELADADMQMFSLSEHRGKNIVLYFYPKDDTPGCTMEANEFSDHEDEFARYGTIVVGVSRDDCISHATFRDKYGLSVQLLSDMDGRVCRKYGVLYEKEVDGHKKLCIQRSTFIIGKQGELRHVFYGVHAHGHPQEILKLIKEMK, from the coding sequence ATGCCAATACAGGTTGTGCAATTGCAGGCCGGGACTGATGCACCTCAATTCGAGCTGGCCGATGCGGACATGCAGATGTTCAGCTTGAGCGAGCATCGCGGCAAGAACATCGTGCTGTACTTCTATCCCAAGGACGACACACCGGGATGCACGATGGAGGCGAACGAGTTCAGCGATCACGAAGACGAATTCGCCAGGTACGGCACCATCGTGGTGGGAGTCAGCCGCGACGATTGCATCAGCCACGCAACCTTTCGCGACAAATACGGCCTTTCGGTACAGTTGTTGTCCGACATGGATGGACGAGTCTGCAGGAAATACGGTGTGTTGTACGAGAAGGAAGTGGACGGACACAAGAAGCTTTGCATCCAGCGTTCCACTTTCATCATCGGGAAGCAGGGCGAGTTGCGCCATGTCTTTTACGGTGTCCATGCGCATGGGCACCCCCAAGAGATTCTTAAACTGATAAAGGAAATGAAATGA
- a CDS encoding MBL fold metallo-hydrolase: MRFALLGSGSEGNALVVQVGQTRILLDCGFSLSETVSRLARLGLQAEQLQGIVVTHEHGDHISGVSRLARKFGLPVWLTHGTLRTQSAAFAGLSITEISPHSRFSIGEVQVQPYPVPHDAAEPVQYVFSDGTRRLGVLTDTGSATPHIEETLSGCHALVLECNHDAGMLAEGDYPYSLKQRVGGRFGHLNNADAAALLGRLDNSRLQHIVAAHLSHKNNEVRLAVEALSGALGWEPVRVAVATQEQGLDWCEVV, translated from the coding sequence ATGCGGTTCGCCCTGCTCGGTAGCGGCAGCGAAGGCAATGCCCTCGTCGTTCAAGTCGGCCAGACACGCATCCTGCTCGACTGCGGTTTTTCGCTGAGCGAAACGGTATCGCGCCTGGCCCGGCTCGGATTGCAAGCCGAACAGCTGCAAGGCATCGTGGTCACGCATGAACATGGCGACCACATCTCTGGAGTTTCCCGGCTGGCGCGCAAATTCGGCCTGCCGGTCTGGCTCACCCACGGCACCCTGCGCACGCAGAGCGCGGCATTCGCCGGACTTTCCATCACCGAAATCAGCCCGCATTCCCGATTCTCCATCGGGGAGGTGCAGGTGCAACCCTATCCTGTGCCGCACGATGCGGCGGAACCGGTGCAGTACGTGTTCAGCGACGGTACGCGCAGGCTGGGGGTGCTGACCGACACGGGCAGCGCTACTCCGCATATCGAGGAGACGTTGAGCGGCTGCCATGCGCTGGTGCTGGAATGCAACCACGATGCCGGGATGCTGGCCGAAGGAGATTATCCCTATAGCCTGAAGCAGCGCGTCGGCGGCCGTTTCGGGCATCTTAACAACGCAGATGCCGCGGCATTGCTGGGGCGGCTGGACAACAGCCGGTTGCAGCATATCGTGGCCGCGCACCTGAGCCACAAGAACAACGAAGTCAGGCTGGCGGTGGAAGCGTTAAGCGGGGCGTTGGGCTGGGAACCAGTGCGTGTCGCCGTGGCAACGCAGGAGCAGGGGCTGGATTGGTGTGAGGTCGTCTGA
- the dapA gene encoding 4-hydroxy-tetrahydrodipicolinate synthase — MIKGSLVAIVTPMQEDGSLDLAAFRALMDFHIAKGTDAIVVVGTTGESPTVNVEEHELLIAEAVKHAAKRIPIIAGTGANSTKEAIELASFSKKAGADASLTVVPYYNKPTQEGLYLHFKAIAEAVDMPHILYNVPGRTGVDMGNDTVLRLAQIRNIVGIKDATGDISRGSDLLQRAPKDFAIYSGDDASTLALMLLGAHGTISVTANVAPRLMHEMCAAALDGDLAKAREINFRLLGLHRNLFVEANPIPVKWAVARMGKMKNTLRLPLTPLTAGAQPVVEAAMRQAGVI, encoded by the coding sequence ATGATCAAAGGAAGTCTCGTAGCGATCGTCACGCCGATGCAGGAAGACGGCAGCTTGGACCTGGCGGCTTTCCGCGCATTGATGGATTTTCATATCGCCAAAGGGACCGATGCCATCGTGGTGGTCGGCACCACGGGCGAATCCCCTACTGTGAATGTGGAAGAGCACGAATTGCTCATCGCTGAGGCGGTGAAGCATGCCGCCAAGCGTATCCCCATCATCGCCGGAACAGGCGCCAATTCCACTAAGGAGGCGATCGAGCTGGCGTCGTTCTCGAAAAAGGCCGGCGCCGATGCTTCGCTTACCGTCGTCCCCTACTACAACAAGCCGACACAGGAAGGCTTGTACCTGCACTTCAAGGCTATCGCCGAAGCGGTGGATATGCCGCATATCCTGTACAACGTGCCGGGGCGCACCGGTGTCGACATGGGCAATGATACTGTGCTGCGTTTGGCGCAGATCAGGAACATCGTCGGCATCAAGGATGCGACCGGCGACATCTCGCGCGGCAGCGACCTGTTACAGCGCGCACCGAAGGATTTCGCCATCTACAGCGGCGATGATGCGAGCACGCTGGCATTGATGCTGCTCGGAGCACACGGCACCATCTCGGTGACGGCCAACGTCGCCCCCAGACTGATGCACGAGATGTGTGCTGCAGCATTGGATGGCGATCTTGCCAAGGCACGCGAGATCAATTTCCGCCTGCTCGGCTTGCATCGCAACCTGTTCGTCGAAGCCAATCCGATCCCGGTGAAATGGGCGGTTGCGCGTATGGGCAAGATGAAGAACACTCTGCGTCTGCCGCTGACTCCGCTCACTGCCGGAGCGCAACCAGTGGTGGAAGCAGCCATGCGTCAGGCTGGCGTCATTTGA
- a CDS encoding diguanylate cyclase domain-containing protein produces MSHEDLEAHDKFLFTLEWLLAVTKRHAGGLQFGLAHINYESPKILGETYGAQKAAQKLDEVSHSLRKAFRKSDLVARDGGDFWILVPFAPAEKLVDKIRYIIETASQSGLQIVERDISIFLLPNDAAQLGENVTAQEFLAYLKMNHITLASNEISLPASE; encoded by the coding sequence ATGTCACATGAAGACTTGGAGGCGCACGATAAATTCCTCTTTACGCTGGAATGGCTGCTGGCTGTTACCAAGCGCCATGCCGGCGGGCTGCAGTTTGGCCTGGCCCATATCAATTACGAATCTCCAAAGATCCTCGGCGAGACATACGGGGCGCAAAAAGCTGCGCAAAAGCTTGATGAGGTTTCGCACTCTTTGCGCAAGGCTTTCCGCAAGAGCGACCTGGTGGCGCGCGATGGAGGTGACTTCTGGATACTGGTGCCTTTTGCCCCTGCCGAGAAGCTTGTCGACAAGATCAGATACATCATCGAAACAGCGTCACAGAGCGGACTGCAGATCGTGGAGCGTGACATCTCGATCTTCCTGTTGCCCAACGATGCGGCTCAACTGGGTGAAAATGTCACTGCCCAGGAGTTTCTTGCTTATCTCAAGATGAATCACATCACCCTGGCCAGCAACGAAATATCGTTGCCGGCCAGCGAATAG
- a CDS encoding C-GCAxxG-C-C family protein codes for MDTEQKCALGEQAYAKALQYELDYGCCPQCVLATVQETIGIVDDQTVKASHGLSGGGGLLGEGVCGALTGGLMALSAKYGRDRDKLDSGRHINNFRKAKELTERFRQEFGGVTCQQLQQQFTGRTYDMWNADEYKAFDEARGQQCAHATGTVTKWVVEML; via the coding sequence ATGGACACCGAACAAAAGTGCGCGCTTGGCGAACAGGCCTACGCGAAGGCCCTCCAGTACGAACTTGATTACGGCTGTTGCCCGCAATGCGTACTGGCGACCGTACAGGAGACCATTGGCATCGTCGACGACCAGACGGTGAAGGCGAGTCACGGGCTCTCGGGTGGCGGCGGGCTGCTAGGCGAGGGTGTCTGCGGCGCACTCACCGGCGGTCTGATGGCACTGAGCGCAAAATATGGGCGCGACCGCGACAAGCTGGATAGCGGACGCCATATCAACAATTTCAGGAAGGCGAAGGAGCTCACCGAACGTTTCCGCCAGGAATTCGGCGGCGTCACCTGCCAGCAATTGCAGCAGCAGTTCACGGGCCGCACCTACGACATGTGGAATGCCGACGAATACAAGGCATTCGACGAGGCGCGTGGCCAGCAGTGTGCCCATGCCACCGGAACGGTGACGAAGTGGGTCGTCGAGATGTTGTGA
- the bamC gene encoding outer membrane protein assembly factor BamC, with amino-acid sequence MKLKNGILGFVAVSMLAGCSIFERKPVDYKAGAIQTPSLEVPPDLTVPETDQRFMIPGNDGEKVASYSEYSRQKTEQPCISAASAPVAANPAPAPASVPAPSAKLLEGNSTKSIQLGEPFDRSWRRVGLALDHARLVTSDKDRSKGIYFVVSPDKDSKDAKKKQPDYQVVVRENKAGSEVTVVGQNGKSDAETTRMVDVIYQNLDKNDRGDAVRPAR; translated from the coding sequence ATGAAGTTGAAGAACGGTATTTTGGGATTCGTGGCAGTGTCAATGCTTGCCGGTTGCAGCATCTTCGAGCGGAAGCCGGTGGATTACAAGGCTGGCGCCATACAGACGCCATCACTGGAGGTGCCGCCGGATTTGACGGTTCCCGAAACAGACCAACGCTTCATGATTCCCGGGAATGATGGAGAGAAGGTCGCCAGCTATTCGGAATATTCCAGACAGAAGACGGAGCAGCCTTGTATCTCAGCTGCCAGCGCACCGGTAGCGGCCAATCCTGCGCCGGCGCCAGCGTCAGTACCGGCGCCGAGCGCCAAACTACTGGAAGGCAACAGCACGAAGAGCATCCAGCTGGGCGAACCGTTCGACCGGAGCTGGCGCAGGGTGGGTCTGGCGCTGGATCATGCCCGACTCGTCACTTCGGATAAGGACAGAAGCAAGGGAATCTACTTTGTCGTCTCGCCGGACAAAGACAGCAAGGATGCCAAAAAGAAACAGCCGGACTACCAGGTCGTAGTGCGGGAGAACAAGGCCGGCAGCGAAGTCACCGTTGTTGGACAGAACGGCAAGAGCGATGCAGAGACGACTCGCATGGTCGATGTGATATACCAGAACCTGGACAAGAACGATCGCGGAGATGCGGTTCGCCCTGCTCGGTAG
- a CDS encoding FKBP-type peptidyl-prolyl cis-trans isomerase, translating to MNIEKNAVVSLTYELTDASGALLEKNSEPISYLHGGYDGIFPAVEEVLHGKAVGDKFSVSMEPDDAFGEYEHELVRAEPRGMFPKDVAVGMQFEGGAEGDDDEDYMLYTVTEVTDDEVTVDGNHPLAGKKLIFSGVITGVRAATQEELAHGHVHGDGGHHH from the coding sequence ATGAACATCGAAAAGAACGCCGTTGTCTCGCTGACCTATGAATTGACCGATGCCAGCGGCGCCCTTCTGGAAAAGAACAGCGAGCCCATCAGCTACCTGCATGGTGGCTACGATGGCATTTTCCCCGCAGTCGAGGAGGTGCTGCACGGCAAGGCGGTAGGCGACAAGTTCTCCGTCAGCATGGAGCCTGACGATGCATTCGGCGAATACGAACATGAACTCGTGCGTGCCGAGCCGCGCGGGATGTTCCCCAAGGATGTCGCCGTTGGCATGCAGTTCGAAGGCGGTGCCGAAGGCGATGACGACGAAGACTACATGCTCTACACCGTGACCGAGGTCACCGACGACGAGGTCACTGTGGATGGCAACCACCCGCTGGCCGGCAAGAAGCTGATCTTCTCCGGCGTCATCACCGGCGTGCGCGCAGCTACCCAGGAAGAACTGGCGCACGGTCACGTGCATGGCGATGGCGGCCACCATCACTAA
- a CDS encoding 2OG-Fe(II) oxygenase — translation MDIVKIADALERKGYIILDRPLPDELLAGLLARCNDDDPARFRAAQVGRGAAKQRIDSIRGDVIDWLDASNSSDQAYLARMEELRLGLNAALFMGLFDYECHYAIYGEGDGYAKHSDVLQGRKNRILTTVLYLNEDWQAGNGGELLIYDPSGDTAIEKVQPTFGTMAIFLSEQFPHEVLVSHATRRSIAGWFRVSGS, via the coding sequence ATGGACATCGTAAAGATCGCCGACGCGCTTGAACGCAAGGGCTACATCATTCTCGACAGGCCGCTGCCGGATGAACTGCTGGCCGGACTGCTCGCGCGCTGCAACGACGACGATCCCGCGCGCTTCCGTGCCGCACAGGTGGGACGCGGTGCGGCGAAACAGCGCATCGATTCGATACGCGGCGATGTCATCGATTGGCTGGATGCCTCCAACAGCTCCGATCAAGCCTATCTGGCCCGCATGGAAGAGTTGCGCCTGGGGCTGAATGCAGCGCTATTCATGGGTTTGTTCGATTACGAGTGCCACTACGCGATCTACGGCGAGGGTGACGGTTACGCAAAACATTCCGATGTGCTGCAAGGCAGGAAGAACCGCATCCTGACCACCGTGCTGTACCTGAACGAAGACTGGCAAGCCGGCAATGGCGGCGAGCTGCTCATCTACGATCCGTCCGGAGACACGGCCATCGAGAAGGTCCAGCCGACCTTCGGCACGATGGCCATCTTCCTGAGCGAGCAGTTCCCGCATGAGGTTCTCGTTTCGCATGCCACCCGGCGCAGCATCGCCGGCTGGTTCCGCGTCAGCGGCAGTTGA
- a CDS encoding NAD-dependent glycerol-3-phosphate dehydrogenase domain protein gives MKKRVLILGYGKMGHAMESLLAGRHDVRVWNLGTVIKGSHTTLEEEVAEAQVILFCLPVNPHHEIASRIEPHLARGSLCLTIAKGLDESGRTAAQIFERVLTDGHHYGVLYGPMISAEILTGRHAFADVVLSEAADFDVIQSLFHGSKLVCQQASDMHGRSWSVILKNVYAIMFGVADELKLGNNMRGHLMVAAIAELSGIVQSFGGQAHTPYSYAGLGDLLTTGTSEDSHHHALGRQLVRGEWSDISGEGVHTLQMVEKFHPFEWRAFPLFALAHDIVTAPATLRQRVEDYLKQLRETESCAI, from the coding sequence ATGAAGAAACGCGTATTGATCCTGGGGTACGGCAAGATGGGACACGCCATGGAAAGCCTGCTGGCCGGTCGGCACGATGTCCGTGTCTGGAACCTGGGTACCGTGATCAAGGGCAGCCATACGACACTGGAAGAAGAGGTCGCCGAAGCGCAGGTGATCCTGTTTTGCCTGCCGGTGAATCCGCATCACGAGATCGCCAGCCGCATCGAGCCCCATCTCGCCAGGGGCAGCCTGTGCCTGACCATCGCCAAGGGACTGGACGAATCCGGGCGCACCGCGGCGCAGATCTTCGAGCGTGTGCTCACGGACGGACATCACTACGGCGTGTTGTACGGCCCGATGATCTCGGCGGAGATATTGACAGGACGCCATGCTTTCGCCGATGTGGTGCTATCCGAAGCTGCGGATTTCGACGTGATACAGAGCCTGTTCCATGGCAGCAAGCTGGTTTGCCAGCAGGCCTCGGACATGCACGGCAGGAGCTGGTCGGTGATCCTGAAAAACGTGTATGCGATCATGTTCGGGGTGGCGGACGAACTGAAGCTGGGCAACAACATGCGCGGCCACCTGATGGTCGCCGCGATCGCCGAGCTGTCGGGTATCGTGCAATCGTTCGGCGGGCAGGCACATACGCCCTACAGCTACGCCGGACTGGGCGATCTGCTGACCACGGGCACCAGCGAGGATTCGCATCACCACGCACTCGGCCGTCAACTGGTGCGCGGCGAATGGTCGGACATCTCCGGCGAAGGCGTGCACACCCTGCAGATGGTGGAGAAGTTCCACCCATTCGAATGGCGTGCCTTCCCGCTGTTCGCGCTGGCGCACGATATCGTCACCGCACCGGCGACACTGCGGCAGCGTGTAGAGGATTATCTGAAGCAGCTGCGGGAAACCGAGAGCTGTGCGATATGA
- a CDS encoding PDC sensor domain-containing protein, whose protein sequence is MPAAKETLQQSIAQQRSELLQVMQEPLQRLAERCHPVWTDRTRLDQMLVDGLQTLPFGRALYAVDTGGIQVSSNVGADGLAPASFGRDRSKRPYLNVVLPVSGTLLSEAYISLIGRRPSLTAVQVVRDRAGIVLGFIGTDFDLRDLPLTHKLYDEPAVWRQLKGDPSIRDTVFHQHRVESAMDQHIDTVLGVLEELMVYHGVYHVMLHFSSSRAVLWVMDDPYRYRLLDIDALNDPDICLAYPVTTYPKDALVPRDRIRAVLELFRQLRFMDEMFYLRSGTLNLFNGIVGLTFSCDGSHYIPHDEFLSAGYDFWVDNK, encoded by the coding sequence ATGCCCGCCGCGAAAGAGACATTGCAGCAAAGCATCGCGCAGCAGCGCAGCGAACTTCTGCAAGTCATGCAGGAGCCGCTGCAGCGACTGGCGGAACGTTGCCATCCGGTCTGGACCGATCGCACGAGACTTGACCAGATGCTGGTCGATGGCTTGCAGACGCTACCCTTCGGCAGAGCGCTGTATGCGGTGGATACCGGCGGGATACAGGTCAGCAGCAATGTCGGCGCTGATGGCCTGGCACCCGCATCCTTTGGTCGCGACAGGTCGAAGCGGCCTTACCTGAACGTAGTCTTGCCGGTCTCCGGCACGCTGCTTTCGGAAGCCTATATCAGCCTGATCGGACGGCGCCCTTCGCTCACCGCCGTGCAGGTGGTACGCGACCGGGCGGGTATTGTGCTCGGCTTCATCGGCACCGATTTCGATCTGCGCGACCTGCCGCTGACGCACAAGCTGTACGACGAGCCGGCGGTCTGGCGCCAGCTCAAGGGCGACCCTTCCATCCGCGACACGGTGTTTCACCAGCACAGGGTGGAAAGCGCGATGGACCAGCACATCGATACCGTGCTGGGAGTGCTCGAGGAATTGATGGTCTACCACGGCGTCTACCATGTGATGCTGCACTTCTCCAGCAGCCGCGCCGTGCTCTGGGTGATGGACGATCCCTATCGTTACCGCCTGCTCGATATCGATGCGCTGAACGACCCCGATATCTGCCTCGCCTATCCCGTGACGACCTATCCAAAGGATGCGCTGGTGCCGCGCGACCGGATACGCGCGGTGCTGGAACTGTTCCGCCAGCTGCGTTTCATGGACGAGATGTTCTACCTGCGCTCGGGCACGCTGAACCTGTTCAACGGCATCGTCGGTCTCACGTTCTCGTGCGACGGCTCGCATTACATCCCCCACGACGAGTTCCTGAGTGCGGGCTACGATTTCTGGGTCGACAATAAATGA
- a CDS encoding DUF7931 domain-containing protein — translation MSDDSLQHTQFDGVADYVAALDTVCSSAQHTLNIFEQNYEDIGFNSEARFDILRHFLLASPINRLNLLVHDPQHLIRFCPRMMMLLRQFGHGMFIYQTPRNLQNITEPFAVADDAHYVRRFHFDDTRGLLAQNDPEGARLLNSRFHEMWTSSHPCASGTTLGL, via the coding sequence ATGAGTGACGACAGCCTGCAGCATACCCAGTTCGACGGTGTGGCCGATTACGTCGCCGCCCTGGACACGGTGTGTTCATCGGCACAGCATACGCTGAATATCTTCGAGCAGAACTACGAAGACATCGGTTTCAATTCCGAAGCGCGTTTCGACATATTGCGCCACTTCCTGCTTGCCAGCCCGATAAACCGCCTGAACCTGCTGGTGCACGATCCGCAGCATCTGATCCGTTTTTGTCCGCGCATGATGATGCTGTTGCGCCAGTTCGGTCATGGCATGTTCATCTACCAGACACCCAGGAATCTGCAAAACATCACCGAACCGTTTGCGGTGGCCGACGATGCCCATTACGTGCGCCGCTTCCATTTCGACGATACGCGCGGCTTGCTGGCCCAAAACGACCCGGAAGGCGCGCGCCTGCTCAATTCGCGTTTCCACGAAATGTGGACATCCTCCCACCCCTGCGCATCCGGCACGACGTTAGGGTTATAG
- a CDS encoding NAD(P)/FAD-dependent oxidoreductase translates to MKHSKYLIVGGGMTADSAIRSIRKIDNSGTITMFSDEHDPPYDRPPLSKSLWKETPFDSIWHSLNGLNIDLHLGRKVVALDAGEKIVTDDAGNDHTYEKLLLATGGSVRRLQDADDCVIYFRTAADYRRLRSLSEHGSDFVVIGGGFIGSEVAAALAMNGKRVAMIFPSNALGSRIYPRPLAEFLNSYYREKGVTLVANETVRSVRKAGDKMVVTTGKGLEIHADGVVAGLGIQPNTELAERAGLKVSNGIVVDELLRTSDHDIYAAGDVANFYSAALDHRMRVEHEDNANVMGEMAGRNMTGQTDIYSHQPFFYSDLFELGYEAVGELDASLDIVEDWQEPFRKGVVYYLRDGRVRGVLLWNTWGQVEAAALLIAEKAQHSRSSLSGRISD, encoded by the coding sequence ATGAAACACTCCAAATATCTCATCGTCGGCGGCGGGATGACTGCCGACTCTGCCATCCGCAGCATCCGCAAGATCGACAACAGCGGCACCATCACCATGTTCAGCGATGAACATGACCCGCCCTATGACCGCCCCCCCCTGTCCAAGTCGTTATGGAAAGAGACTCCGTTCGATTCGATCTGGCACAGCCTCAACGGCCTGAACATCGACCTGCATCTGGGCAGGAAAGTGGTGGCGCTGGATGCGGGGGAAAAGATCGTGACCGACGACGCCGGCAACGACCATACCTATGAAAAGCTGTTGCTGGCCACGGGCGGTTCGGTGCGGCGGCTGCAGGATGCCGACGATTGCGTGATCTATTTCAGGACTGCAGCCGACTACCGCAGATTGCGTTCGCTGAGTGAGCACGGGTCGGACTTCGTGGTGATCGGCGGCGGTTTCATCGGTTCGGAAGTGGCTGCTGCACTCGCCATGAACGGCAAGCGGGTCGCAATGATCTTTCCGTCGAATGCGCTCGGGTCGCGCATCTATCCACGGCCGCTCGCCGAATTCCTGAATTCGTACTACCGGGAAAAAGGGGTGACGCTGGTGGCGAACGAGACGGTCAGGTCCGTGCGCAAGGCCGGGGACAAGATGGTCGTCACGACCGGCAAAGGACTGGAAATCCATGCCGACGGCGTCGTGGCCGGATTGGGCATCCAGCCCAACACCGAGCTGGCAGAACGGGCCGGCCTCAAGGTGAGCAACGGCATCGTGGTGGACGAATTGCTGCGCACCAGCGATCACGACATCTATGCCGCAGGCGACGTGGCGAATTTCTACAGTGCCGCACTGGACCATCGCATGCGGGTCGAACACGAGGACAACGCCAACGTCATGGGCGAGATGGCGGGCAGGAATATGACCGGGCAAACCGACATCTACAGCCATCAGCCTTTCTTCTATTCCGACCTGTTCGAGCTGGGCTACGAAGCGGTGGGAGAACTGGACGCCAGCCTGGACATCGTCGAGGACTGGCAGGAGCCGTTTCGCAAGGGGGTGGTCTACTATCTGCGCGATGGCCGGGTGCGCGGCGTGCTGCTCTGGAACACCTGGGGACAGGTCGAGGCTGCCGCACTGCTGATCGCGGAAAAAGCGCAGCACTCACGGTCGTCACTGTCAGGGCGGATAAGCGATTAG